One part of the Dioscorea cayenensis subsp. rotundata cultivar TDr96_F1 chromosome 2, TDr96_F1_v2_PseudoChromosome.rev07_lg8_w22 25.fasta, whole genome shotgun sequence genome encodes these proteins:
- the LOC120273061 gene encoding uncharacterized protein LOC120273061, translating to MLKFQEALPLALKALDIYEERLGSDSMKVIQVRRLLRVVYTVLGENKEALKENEMARSVLEDLHLKEELFYVEIKKANMQISLGRLENANFTLKGVIAQVEKEYEIWEMVFVSMAKALFNQDKFGDTKRCLEISCGILDNKKFASPEKVVEAYVETSLLYEAMNDFEIAMSLMKQTLAIIEKLPQQLHLVGSISTRLRVVASLDEESL from the coding sequence ATGTTGAAGTTTCAAGAGGCTTTGCCACTTGCTCTGAAGGCATTGGATATTTACGAGGAAAGGTTGGGGTCTGATTCTATGAAGGTGATTCAAGTTCGACGACTTCTTAGAGTTGTTTACACTGTTCTTGGGGAGAATAAGGAAGCTTTGAAGGAAAATGAGATGGCAAGAAGTGTTTTGGAGGATTTGCATTTGAAAGAGGAATTGTTTTATGTGGAGATTAAGAAGGCAAACATGCAGATTTCTCTTGGAAGGTTGGAAAATGCCAATTTTACACTTAAAGGGGTGATTGCACAAGTAGAGAAGGAGTATGAGATTTGGGAAATGGTGTTTGTTTCGATGGCAAAAGCATTGTTCAACCAGGACAAGTTTGGGGACACAAAGAGGTGTTTGGAGATTTCTTGTGGGATTCTTGATAACAAAAAATTTGCATCACCTGAGAAGGTTGTAGAGGCGTATGTAGAGACATCGTTGTTGTATGAGGCCATGAATGACTTTGAAATTGCTATGTCTTTGATGAAACAGACGTTGGCAATAATTGAGAAGCTCCCACAACAATTGCATCTGGTTGGAAGTATCTCGACAAGGTTGAGGGTGGTTGCTTCTCTTGACGAGGAGAGTCTCTAA